One Kitasatospora sp. NBC_01287 DNA window includes the following coding sequences:
- a CDS encoding class I SAM-dependent methyltransferase: MINEDGYFDEREAAKYDDPSSPVEQVEVIESTVDFLAELAGDGRALELAVGTGRIALPLARRGVPVHGIELSRAMVARLRAKPGGQEIGVTIGDMTTTTVDTGADGAFSLSYLVYNTIMNLTTQEAQVACFRNAAEHLAPGGFFVIEVMIPELRKLPAGQRIVPFDTSPTRWAYTDYDVTTQAARCHYINVVDGRGEHSEVPFRYVWPAELDLMAQLAGLRPHGRWEDWTRKPFAQDSAQHVSVWQKPIG, encoded by the coding sequence GTGATCAATGAAGACGGATACTTCGACGAACGTGAAGCGGCGAAATATGACGACCCGTCAAGTCCCGTGGAGCAGGTTGAGGTCATCGAATCCACGGTGGACTTCCTGGCGGAACTGGCCGGTGACGGAAGGGCGCTGGAGCTGGCGGTCGGGACAGGGCGCATCGCGCTGCCGCTCGCGCGGCGCGGGGTGCCGGTCCACGGTATCGAGCTGTCACGCGCGATGGTGGCCCGGCTGCGCGCCAAGCCCGGGGGCCAGGAGATCGGCGTCACCATCGGCGACATGACCACCACCACCGTGGACACCGGGGCGGACGGAGCCTTCTCCCTGTCCTACCTCGTCTACAACACGATCATGAACCTGACCACGCAGGAGGCCCAGGTCGCCTGCTTCCGCAACGCCGCGGAGCACCTCGCGCCCGGGGGCTTCTTCGTCATCGAGGTGATGATTCCGGAGCTGCGCAAGCTCCCGGCCGGGCAGCGCATCGTCCCCTTCGACACGAGCCCGACCCGCTGGGCCTACACCGACTACGACGTCACCACCCAGGCGGCACGCTGCCATTACATCAATGTGGTCGACGGCCGTGGCGAGCACAGCGAGGTGCCGTTCCGGTACGTGTGGCCGGCCGAGCTGGACCTGATGGCCCAGCTCGCCGGACTGCGGCCGCACGGGCGCTGGGAGGACTGGACGCGCAAGCCCTTCGCCCAGGACAGCGCCCAGCACGTCTCGGTCTGGCAGAAGCCGATCGGCTGA
- a CDS encoding DUF5955 family protein, with protein MTDESARSGSIHIAGSVTGVVQSGSHARADYRQYGSAEADADGPSAATAQLLEAVSTLHDELRALRAASPGAVPPGAAEVVAAVLDEVREEAAGLGSQSGEGGQGAQGGRSGTGRIQRAVFTITGALASVTSLAEAVDTLRRAAAPWC; from the coding sequence ATGACGGACGAGAGCGCTCGGAGCGGCAGCATCCACATCGCCGGGTCGGTCACCGGCGTGGTGCAGAGCGGAAGCCACGCCCGCGCCGACTACCGGCAGTACGGATCTGCCGAGGCTGACGCGGACGGGCCGTCGGCGGCGACCGCGCAGCTGCTGGAGGCCGTGAGCACGCTGCATGACGAGCTGCGGGCGCTGCGGGCCGCCTCGCCGGGGGCTGTGCCGCCCGGTGCGGCCGAGGTGGTGGCGGCGGTGCTGGACGAGGTGCGGGAGGAGGCGGCCGGCCTGGGCAGTCAGAGTGGCGAGGGTGGGCAGGGCGCTCAGGGTGGCCGGAGCGGGACAGGGCGGATCCAGCGGGCGGTGTTCACGATCACCGGAGCGCTCGCCTCGGTCACGAGCCTGGCGGAGGCGGTCGACACGCTGCGCCGGGCCGCCGCGCCCTGGTGCTGA